A region from the Vicia villosa cultivar HV-30 ecotype Madison, WI linkage group LG3, Vvil1.0, whole genome shotgun sequence genome encodes:
- the LOC131657476 gene encoding putative F-box protein At3g16210 gives MDPLLSASNFQVNSHIPDDIVFSILSKLSLKSLKRFQCVCKPWSLLFDNPYFMTFFRNYFVSKDHSFYDDLSFLLHLKNQGLLYSLSGEGSENNKVRFHWERLPLTDKSNDFSFTILGPICFNGTLFLQYYNNSGERNFMLWKPTTTEFRIIYTECSFPKVWSDHYQVGYDHVKDDYKMIRRTHCPPKSNLRVSSFLEVFSIKNKSWKEIDDDFPHSCRCSEEVYVDGVSHWYEKLGTRTHLVSFDFSKESFITTPVPSYTDEAFDFNSTRWMRTRILTVLNGSIAFIVHCEETSTFHILILGEIGVEESWTKLFSVGPLPCLKIPIGIGKKGNILIKKKNNELAWFDISTGTIDEIGVMAETYGKILMYQESFLPNGGIYSKLSSSFHKRPI, from the coding sequence ATGGATCCATTGTTGTCTGCTTCAAATTTTCAGGTTAACAGCCATATACCTGATGATATTGTCTTCTCTATTCTTTCCAAACTTTCTCTCAAATCTTTGAAGCGATTTCAATGTGTATGCAAACCATGGTCTCTCTTATTTGATAACCCTTATTTTATGACTTTTTTCCGCAATTATTTCGTATCTAAAGACCATTCTTTTTATGATGATTTATCTTTCCTCCTACATTTGAAAAACCAAGGTCTGTTATACTCTCTTTCTGGTGAGGGGTCTGAGAATAATAAAGTTAGATTTCATTGGGAAAGGCTTCCTCTCACAGATAAGAGTAACGACTTTTCTTTTACCATTTTGGGTCCAATTTGTTTTAATGGCACTCTTTTTCTCCAATATTATAACAACAGTGGCGAAAGAAATTTTATGCTGTGGAAACCAACTACCACGGAATTCCGGATCATATACACTGAATGTAGTTTTCCAAAGGTTTGGTCCGATCATTATCAAGTCGGTTATGATCATGTTAAAGATGACTATAAGATGATTAGGCGCACTCATTGTCCTCCTAAAAGTAACCTCAGGGTTTCTTCCTTCTTGGAAGTATTTAGCATAAAGAATAAATCTTGGAAGGAAATTGATGACGATTTTCCACACTCATGTAGATGTAGTGAAGAAGTGTATGTGGATGGAGTGTCTCATTGGTATGAAAAACTGGGAACACGTACACATTTGGTGTCATTTGACTTCAGCAAAGAATCTTTCATTACAACACCGGTGCCCTCTTACACAGATGAAGCTTTTGATTTTAATTCGACAAGGTGGATGAGGACGAGAATTTTGACTGTATTAAATGGATCTATTGCTTTTATAGTACATTGTGAAGAGACAAGTAcatttcatattttaattttggGTGAAATCGGTGTCGAAGAATCATGGACTAAACTCTTTAGTGTTGGGCCCTTACCTTGCCTAAAGATTCCGATTGGAATAGGGAAGAAGGGAAATATATTGATCAAAAAGAAAAACAACGAACTAGCTTGGTTTGATATAAGTACCGGGACTATTGATGAGATTGGTGTTATGGCAGAAACTTATGGCAAGATATTAATGTATCAAGAAAGCTTTCTTCCAAATGGAGGAATATATAGCAAATTATCTTCTAGTTTTCACAAGCGACCTATATGA
- the LOC131654839 gene encoding putative F-box protein At3g17490 — protein sequence MDLSLSSSNVQVSNHIPDDIVFSILSKLSLKSLKRFESVCKSWSLLFHNPIFMTMFRHYFISKEHSFYDDMSLLLHLKSENVLYSLSGERFENKVRFHWDKLPLRDRRNNFSFDILGPISFNGTLCLKYYNFYGTHKFMLWNPTTMEFKIFSAKPDCFSKVWSDHYQVGYDHVKDDYKMIRLTHCRSRSIHGISSFWEIFSLNNNSWRKIDDHFPLACICDEAVYLNGVSHWLEITETHIHLVSFDFCKESFITTSMPSDTDGVFDFNSTREIILTVLNGSIAFILNYEETSTLHISILGELGVKESWTKLFIVGPLTCLNFLIGVGKKGNILITKKDNELAWFDISTGTIDEIGITAKSYCKISIHKESLLPIGGIHGEFSSCFQPCDI from the coding sequence ATGGACCTATCGCTGTCTTCTTCAAATGTCCAGGTTAGCAACCATATACCCGATGATATTGTCTTCTCTATTCTCTCCAAACTCTCTCTAAAATCTTTGAAACGATTTGAATCTGTATGCAAATCATGGTCTCTCTTATTTCATAACCCTATTTTCATGACTATGTTCCGCCACTATTTCATATCCAAGGAACATTCTTTTTATGATGATATGTCTCTTCTCCTACATCTGAAAAGCGAGAATGTATTGTACTCTCTTTCTGGTGAGAGGTTTGAGAATAAAGTTAGATTTCATTGGGACAAGCTTCCTCTCAGAGATAGGAGaaacaacttttcttttgatattttgggTCCCATTAGTTTTAATGGCACTCTTTGTCTAAAATATTATAACTTCTATGGCACTCATAAATTCATGTTGTGGAACCCCACAACCATGGAATTCAAGATCTTTTCTGCCAAACCTGATtgtttttcaaaggtttggtcCGATCATTATCAAGTCGGTTATGATCATGTTAAAGATGACTATAAGATGATTAGGCTCACTCATTGTCGTTCCAGAAGTATCCATGGGATTTCTTCCTTCTGGGAGATATTTAGCTTAAACAATAACTCTTGGAGAAAAATTGATGACCATTTTCCTCTCGCATGTATATGCGATGAAGCAGTGTACCTGAATGGAGTGTCTCATTGGTTGGAAATAACGGAAACACATATACATTTGGTGTCATTTGACTTCTGCAAAGAATCTTTCATTACAACATCCATGCCCTCCGACACAGATGGTGTTTTTGATTTCAATTCGACTAGGGAGATAATATTGACGGTATTAAATGGATCTATTGCTTTTATACTAAATTATGAAGAGACATCTACACTTCATATTTCAATTTTGGGTGAACTCGGTGTAAAAGAATCATGGACTAAACTCTTTATTGTTGGACCTTTAACTTGCCTTAACTTTCTTATTGGAGTAGGGAAGAAAGGAAATATATTGATCACTAAGAAAGACAATGAACTAGCTTGGTTTGATATAAGTACCGGGACTATTGATGAGATTGGTATTACTGCGAAATCATATTGCAAGATATCAATCCATAAGGAAAGCCTTCTTCCAATTGGAGGAATACACGGTGAATTTTCTTCTTGTTTTCAGCCGTGTGATATATGA